The nucleotide window TTGATTTCCGGGGAGCCAAAATCCTGTCCGGGGAAGACGAGGGGGTGTTCGGCTGGGTCACGGCTAACTATCTCCTGGAGAACTTCATCAAGGTGGGCAGGGCAGGACAGGCCACGTCCAGGGAGCTAGGTAGAAATGCTGAGGGCTCCCTCACCATGGCAGCAATGACGAGGATCAGCTTCCCGCCCCAAGCCTGCTCCGTCCATTCTGGAGCCACGttagggagcaggggagggctgcagcctgggctgTTGGCTCAGCCATGGAGGTGCCGTGCATGGAGCTGCTAGGAACCCGCTGGGAGCAAACTCCCCCTGCTCGCACGCGTGAAGCTCCTGCAGGCGGGAGCCAAACGTGCATGGCCAAGTCAGGCGGTGGCCTGCGTGGCCCTACACGGCTCGTGGGACTTGTCCCTGGGTGTGCAGAATACCCtgggccccagcctgcagcaggacGAGCTCTTGGGGAGCGTGTGTCCAAGACACGCTATTGACCATGcaccagccccctccttcaccagcAGGGACCCTCCTCCGCAAGGTCCGGGGCACTGCGGTAGCATGACGCTGAGTCCCTCCCGCCATGGAGGTCAGTGAGAGTGGAGGGTGCTCAGCACCATGTCAGCCTGCGCCCTGCCAGCTGGATGCTGAGAGCActggcagcaggcgcaggacggGGCCCCGCGTGGGTCGTCGGGCACGTTGTTCTGACggcagcgggcgggcgggcgtTCGGTTCTGAGCCGGGCAGGGCGAGTGTCACGTCTCTGGCTGCGCTTGTCCCCTCCCCGCAGTACGACTGGGTCGGGCAGTGGGTCCGGCCACAGAAACCCACCGTGGGAGCCATGGACCTGGGAGGCGCCTCCACCCAGATCACCTTTGAGACCCAGGCGGAGATGAAGGACCCTGGGGCCGGGGTGACGCTGCGGCTCTACGGGCAGACGTACAAGGTGTACACCCACAGCTACCTGTGCTACGGCAGGGACCAGGTCCTCAGGAGGGTGCTCTCCAAGCTCATGAAGGTACCGAGGCCTAGCTCTGCGTGGAGCATtcctcccgcctccctcccccgcccccagggcatgtccccagctccagctccaggtcacccctgcccccacagtcCCAGCCTGGAGAGGCAGTGGCGAGGGGCAGCTTGTTTCTGGGGAGCCAGGGCACCGGGGTGAGCCCAGCCTGTTACAACCCACGCAAAGGGGCCTAGAATTCCCGACTGGGCAGtgggggctcagctgggggcACCCTACGGGCACTGCAGTGACACGTCTAGGGCGCCCCATAACAGGTGTGTACGACAGCGACTGGCCGGGCTTTCCCATCCCCACGGGAGCGCCACGTCCTCGAGCGACTGGAAACGCCTGCggctctcccatccccccccccccgcccccgggatgGGGTCTGAGCTGCCACCACAGGGTTTGAACCCCGGGAATTTCAGCACCAGGCGTGAGTGGAGGGAGCTCTTGTTTcatgccctgggctgggggcagaagtTTGTAGAAATCGCACAGTTACCAGCCCTTTGAGTTCTCTGCCTTTGCCCCCGCGCACAACCCAAAACCTCGACTTGACCCTCTTTCGAAGCATCCCTGCTGGGCTGAGacctgcctgcagcagccccgGGAGAGCCAGCGGGGCTCAGGCAAACCCGGGCGCCCGTTCCCTGCCCACGTGTGTTTAACTCCTTGGCTGCTTTTGAACTGAACCCTCAGGGATGCCTGGTCCCCGCTCCCGTCTCCCTTTGCTGCTGCCACAGGCTGTGCGAGTCAGGAGTTACTCCCCCTCCTGGGCTAAgctgcctgtccctgccctgcgacATGCTTGGCTCACCATGATACGTGGGGCAGTGTTTCTGAATGCTAGTGCTTGGCTCCACCCGCTACACCACACTGCCTGTCCCCAGACTGCCTCCTGGCTGTGGTAACTGCAGACCAAGGCAGGCTTATGTGGTGCCTTTTCCTTGTCCAACAGGCTGACGGTTACAAAGACAGGGTGACCAACCCCTGCTGGCCCAAAGGCTACCAAAGGAGCTTGCAGCTGCAAGAGGTCTACAACTCCCCCTGCACAGAAGAGAATCCAAAGAACTACAATCCCCAGCGGAACATCAGCGTGGTGGGGTCCGGGGATGCAGGGCAGTGCCGTTCGTACGTGGACAGTCTCTTCAACTTCTCCAGCTGCAACTTCTCCAGCTGCTCCTTCGACGGGGTTTTCCAGCCCCGCCTTTCGGGAAGCTTCATTGTAAGTGTCCCAAGGTTCCAGGTGTGGTGGGCAGCCGGCAGCCTCCCCCGTCTCCTACTGGTGCCACCgggcagcccagagccctggaGCCTGTCTGCTGCTGAATTCTGTGGGCGTGCTGTGCTTGTAAGAGGCACGTGGGAGCCTTTCCAGGGCTTCTACTGAAAGCTTTACTTCTACCGAAGGCTGGTACCGTTGCTTTTACTGCAAATACAATGTGAAAAGCAACACCCCCCTCTCTGCAGGGCCGGCCTGACCgtgaggagaactgaggcagccactaggacccagagggtagaaaatggtgtctgctgctggtgcagacgTAGGTAGAAGAGCAGAGCCGTGAGAGGAGTAGAGCAGGATGGAGGCAGAATCGAGACCTTtccaagttttggcccaagcgagggggatgggggcgtcatttgagctccctgcctcaggtaccaaaatgttgtgggccggccctgcctctctgctgtccACAACACCCCCCTCTGCTGACGTCTGTACACATGCACAGTTACCCATCTGTCATGGCTGAAGTCAATCCTGTGGCCAGACTCGAGTGCGCAGCTGGGCTCTGTGGATCCTGATGCGAGGCTCCGGGCAGCACTGAACCCAGAGTCCAACAGCAAAACCGCCCCATTGGTTTACGTGTAAATTCCATTGGAGTCTGTGGGTTTCCAGCGTCCTGCTCCAGTCATTTGTCCTAGGCGGGTGGATCTCCGGGTTTCCCACTGTCCTGTGATGGCTGTTGTCAGGCTTCCCATCCTTGACTTGTTTGTGTCTCTCTTGGGGGGTTCTCGGCCGGTCCCCAACTTCGCCAGTTCTGCTCATTGAATTCTAGCATCGAGCACAATGGAGACTTCCTCCTTGTCTTCAGCGTTCTCACTTCTTCACCATCTGGGCATTTGTGGGGGCTTCCGCCCTGACCCTCGGCTGCGCACCGTCCGCCGCTCACAGCAAACCGCTGACAGAGAACTTCCCGGTCAGCAATTCTGCCGAGCgtggcagccagggctccactttAGAAAGTTACTAAAGGACACAGCTCAGGTTGCAACGCAGCCCTTCATTTGGGACGCGAACAGGAAGCAAGACCTTAGAGCAAACATGGCCCGATGACGTCGGGCGGCCGGCAGGGTCCGCGAGGAGGCTACAGAATGTGCAGGCGAACCGTGCGCTAGGCCTGATTCCCATCCCTCTACTCCTATTCTTGTGCCAACACTGAAATGCTGCATTTTGGCCCCAGGGGCCCttctgggctgcagctgggaaTGAGGCTCTAAGGGGGAATGGTGCCCGGGGTAGTGCAGTGCAGTGGTTGGAGCAAAAGTGCCCCCCGGGGCCAGACGAATGCACCCGACCGCTGCAGCCACACTGGCTCGACGAGGCctgcctggtcccagctgggcctGAGGCTGTACTAGCGAGTGCTGCTTTCTCCCCGCAGGCCTTCTCTGCCTTCTTCTACACGGTGGATTTTCTGCAGACGGTGATGAAGAGAAGCGTGGCCACGCCAGCGGAACTGAGAACTGCTGTCGACGCCGTGTGCAGTTCCCCCTGGGCCGAGGTGAGCGCCCCAGCCGATCTGCCAGCCAGCCTGGGTTTCTGTGCCCCGGGAGCCTGCAGCCGATCCAGCGTGGGCTGTGGCTCCGGTGAGATCTCGCCAGTCCCACGGCTCAGGCTGCCGGGGCTGGGCTAGGGTGTCTCCAGCCCCCGGGGATTGCAATAGGGCTGCCGACATTTATTGGGACAGGCCTTGGAGATCCTCAGTCTGGACATGGACCGAATCCCGTCCACCCCCAGCCCGGATCCCAGCCCGATGCCCCGGCCTGTctgccagccagggccagagctcagTGTGGGGCTCCcccacagggcaggcaggcagccgtgGTGCCCAGCAGCTGGCTCCGTCCCCTGGAAGTGCTGGGTCAGGGAGCAGTGGCAGCCCCCCCGCTCCatgtggccctgccccccgctcagccccccccccactcctcccatggccctgccccccgctcagccccccccccccccactcctcccgtTGCCACATGGCCCTGCACTTCCACCCAGCCCCTAGCTCAGTGTTGTCACCCACTAGCTCCTGGGCCTCTGCCCTCCTCAGCCCTTCTGAACCCCAGTCTGTGTGACCcatcccccagcagccctgcatgcccccctgtgcaccccccatagcctgccccagccgggagctgctgccccctcctccggggccacagcagcctctggTGGGAGGAGCCTGTAACTGCAGCCTCCAGGCCCAGATCCCCCTCCCTGCGCAGGGTCGGTAACCAAATCTGCGGGGCAGCGCAGGGACTCATCCCTTTCCCGTCTGTCCCCTGCCTGGTGCGCAGCTGGAGCAGAAAGCCCCAAATCAAACGACGAGGCTGCCGGATTACTGCACCGTCGCCAACTTCATTTACCTCCTGCTCACCAAGGGCTACCACTTCGACAAGGATTCGTTCCCCAACATCGCCTTCCAGAAAAAGGTGGGTCTTTGGCCCAGAGGGGCTGCCGGGAGCCAGGCTCTGCCGTGCCGCAGGTGACACGGGGATGGGTCTGGCCAGGGTCCCTGCAGGAAACGAGCTCCAGTAAAGGCCTTTTGCCGGGGCAGGGAGCGGGATGGCGGATGGGACGTTTGCTTTTGGGTGAGATGGGTCGTTAACGTCTGTGAGCCAGGGACCATGTCCGAGAGGAGAAACGGCCAATGGAAAACTTGGCTCAGCGCGCAGCAGC belongs to Pelodiscus sinensis isolate JC-2024 chromosome 22, ASM4963464v1, whole genome shotgun sequence and includes:
- the LOC102446323 gene encoding ectonucleoside triphosphate diphosphohydrolase 2 isoform X2 — translated: MFVYKWPADKENDTGIVSQHSMCDVEGGGISSYVENPSDAGKRLEPCLRQAMSDVPRERHRLTPLYLGATAGMRLLNCSNQTDSDNILSAVTSTLKSYPFDFRGAKILSGEDEGVFGWVTANYLLENFIKYDWVGQWVRPQKPTVGAMDLGGASTQITFETQAEMKDPGAGVTLRLYGQTYKVYTHSYLCYGRDQVLRRVLSKLMKADGYKDRVTNPCWPKGYQRSLQLQEVYNSPCTEENPKNYNPQRNISVVGSGDAGQCRSYVDSLFNFSSCNFSSCSFDGVFQPRLSGSFIAFSAFFYTVDFLQTVMKRSVATPAELRTAVDAVCSSPWAELEQKAPNQTTRLPDYCTVANFIYLLLTKGYHFDKDSFPNIAFQKKAGDTSIGWALGYMLNLTNMIPAEGFQKGTSYSSWVVLILLFVAVILTALGTAFCLLRASKGPRTT
- the LOC102446323 gene encoding ectonucleoside triphosphate diphosphohydrolase 2 isoform X1, with product MARKVIAALLLLCLLGLLGILLLCLRTKNLRDPSHFKYGIVLDAGSSHTAMFVYKWPADKENDTGIVSQHSMCDVEGGGISSYVENPSDAGKRLEPCLRQAMSDVPRERHRLTPLYLGATAGMRLLNCSNQTDSDNILSAVTSTLKSYPFDFRGAKILSGEDEGVFGWVTANYLLENFIKYDWVGQWVRPQKPTVGAMDLGGASTQITFETQAEMKDPGAGVTLRLYGQTYKVYTHSYLCYGRDQVLRRVLSKLMKADGYKDRVTNPCWPKGYQRSLQLQEVYNSPCTEENPKNYNPQRNISVVGSGDAGQCRSYVDSLFNFSSCNFSSCSFDGVFQPRLSGSFIAFSAFFYTVDFLQTVMKRSVATPAELRTAVDAVCSSPWAELEQKAPNQTTRLPDYCTVANFIYLLLTKGYHFDKDSFPNIAFQKKAGDTSIGWALGYMLNLTNMIPAEGFQKGTSYSSWVVLILLFVAVILTALGTAFCLLRASKGPRTT